In Uranotaenia lowii strain MFRU-FL chromosome 2, ASM2978415v1, whole genome shotgun sequence, one genomic interval encodes:
- the LOC129747677 gene encoding sterol carrier protein 2 yields MGIPKVFVVGVGMTKFEKPGRREDFDYPQMAKEAVTKALSDARIQYQEVQQATVGYVYGDSTCGQRALYEIGFTGIPVYNVNNNCSTGSTALLLAKQLIETGNNDCVLALGFEKMERGSLTSKYMDRTNPVELLVSAMAEKHDITGAPISAQLFGNAGLEHMQKYGTKPEHFAKIAYKNHKHSTNNPYSQFQDEYSFEQIVKSAKVHEYLTKLQCCPTSDGAACCILASESFVKRHGLEGQAVEIIAMEMSTDLPSSFGEGSAMKIVGYDMTRNAAEKVFAKTNFKPQDVDVVELHDCFSANELITYEALGLCQPGKAGEFIDRGDNTYGGRVVVNPSGGLISKGHPLGATGLAQCSELCWQLRGEAGKRQVRGAKLALQHNIGLGGAAVVALYRLGYPYIKNPINTNLTAAGKIKDTPDGFLVAPYMKILEEEMTNDQDNLIEKVRGIFGFKVTNGPDGAEGYWVINAKTGKGSVTYKGTDKPDVTFIINDADVVELISGKLNPQKAFFQGKVKVQGNMGLAMKLVDLQNKASSRIEKIRSKL; encoded by the exons ttTGAGAAACCTGGCCGCCGGGAGGACTTTGACTACCCGCAGATGGCCAAGGAGGCCGTCACGAAGGCCCTGTCCGATGCTCGAATCCAGTACCAGGAGGTTCAGCAGGCAACTGTGGGCTATGTGTATGGGGATTCGACCTGTGGGCAGCGTGCCTTGTACGAGATCGGTTTCACCGGTATTCCGGTTTACAATGTCAACAATAACTGTTCGACGGGTTCGACGGCTCTGCTGCTGGCCAAGCAGCTGATCGAGACCGGCAACAACGATTGTGTGCTGGCGCTTGGGTTCGAGAAAATGGAACGAGGCTCGCTGACGTCCAAGTACATGGACCGAACGAATCCGGTTGAGCTGCTGGTGTCCGCCATGGCCGAGAAGCATGATATCACAGGGGCCCCGATTTCGGCGCAGCTCTTCGGCAACGCTGGACTGGAGCATATGCAAAAGTATGGCACCAAGCCGGaacattttgccaaaattgcgtacaaaaatcacaaacattCCACCAACAATCC GTATTCACAGTTCCAAGACGAGTACTCTTTCGAGCAGATTGTAAAATCTGCTAAGGTTCATGAGTATTTGACCAAGCTGCAATGCTGCCCGACCAGTGATGGAGCAGCGTGCTGTATTCTGGCATCGGAAAGTTTTGTTAAGAGGCATGGCCTGGAGGGACAGGCCGTAGAAATCATAGCAATGGAAATGTCCACCGATTTGCCGTCATCATTTGGG GAGGGCAGTGCTATGAAAATTGTCGGTTACGACATGACCCGCAACGCGGCCGAGAAAGTTTTCGCCAAAACGAATTTCAAGCCACAAGACGTGGACGTGGTGGAGTTGCATGATTGTTTCTCGGCCAACGAGCTGATCACGTACGAGGCTTTGGGTCTGTGTCAACCGGGCAAGGCCGGTGAATTTATCGATCGCGGCGACAATACCTACGGTGGACGTGTGGTCGTGAATCCCAGCGGGGGATTAATTTCCAAGGGACATCCGCTGGGTGCCACCGGGCTTGCTCAATGTTCGGAACTTTGCTGGCAGCTACGAGGAGAAGCTGGAAAGCGACAGGTCAGGGGAGCCAAACTAGCCCTGCAGCACAACATCGGGCTTGGCGGGGCTGCCGTTGTGGCGTTGTACCGGTTGGGATACCCTTATATTAAGAATCCGATAAACACTAACCTAACGGCAGCTGGTAAAATTAAGGACACACCTGACGGATTCCTCGTTGCACCGTATATGAAAATCCTGGAGGAAGAAATGACCAACGATCAGGACAACTTGATCGAAAAAGTTCGAGGAATCTTCGGCTTTAAGGTTACTAATGGACCGGACGGCGCTGAAGGCTATTGGGTCATCAACGCCAAAACTGGAAAGGGTTCGGTCACTTACAAGGGAACAG ATAAACCGGATGTTACCTTCATCATTaatgatgcagatgtggtcgaATTAATCTCTGGCAAACTGAACCCGCAGAAGGCTTTCTTCCAGGGCAAGGTCAAGGTTCAGGGCAACATGGGATTGGCAATGAAATTGGTGGATCTACAGAACAAAGCTTCGTCTCGCATCGAAAAAATTCGTTCCAAGCTGTAA